The following proteins come from a genomic window of Tepidiforma thermophila:
- a CDS encoding PAS domain S-box protein, whose translation MTNEHPGTAGLDALFALDLFPAGLFQADLQGACTRVNRRWCTLTGQTPEQALGYGYLGVIHPDDRPRVIEATRLAIEADRPLRVEYRVLRPGGEVAWVLVQAVALSDAAGQRIGYIGIMTDITGRVAAEIALRESEERFRRLIEGNPEAIAIHQRGVVAYVNPAAVRLMHARDPSDLVGRPVLEFVHPAYHDLVRERMRRLAAGEAVGPAEEEFICCDGAVIRVETVAGPTVFGGEPAVQLWVRDVTEQRKVEALYRVVVESVRDAMWIADLDEAGEWRLAFVNSAYCRGAGVEPADVLGKTSAELAAAGYLTPEAARQRETFYRQAAAAGRSVEYEFAGTWAGRPFDIATTLTPVPGPDGVVRRIVGWSRDLSRRREQERRLAESEANYRAVVEGTSDAIWVAEKEAEGVYRIALANRRTAEMLRMPLDEVIGRRIDEALPPEAAARAIERYRQAEAAGGPVEYETIIERPGYRLEVVTHLTPIFDEAGRCVRIIGSARDAAERRKAELALLQAQKLESLGVLAGGIAHDFNNLLTTILGNLYLARTELPPDSPLRESLDDAALAAERGAELVRKLLSFSKPGIAAREPVSLLRLIEETTALVRRTLTPAVQLVVHADPGDDTVIGEFGSLQQVLLNLLLNARDAMPEGGVIRITRTTRRIGEDPSWARRGVLPGTYHEVAVADTGTGIPRAILGRIFDPFFTTKGIGKGTGLGLSTALSIVRAHGGWLDVESDEGRGSTFRILLPVAAADDAPGPGPGG comes from the coding sequence ATGACCAACGAGCATCCCGGCACGGCCGGGCTCGATGCCCTCTTCGCGCTCGACCTCTTCCCGGCCGGCCTCTTCCAGGCCGACCTCCAGGGCGCCTGCACCCGCGTCAACCGGCGCTGGTGCACGCTGACCGGGCAGACCCCCGAGCAGGCGCTCGGTTACGGCTACCTCGGCGTCATTCACCCCGACGACCGGCCGCGCGTCATCGAGGCCACCCGCCTTGCGATCGAAGCCGACCGCCCCCTGCGCGTCGAGTACCGGGTCCTCCGCCCCGGCGGCGAGGTCGCCTGGGTGCTCGTCCAGGCCGTCGCGCTCAGCGACGCCGCCGGTCAGCGCATCGGCTACATCGGCATCATGACCGATATCACCGGCCGGGTCGCCGCCGAGATTGCCCTCCGCGAGAGCGAGGAGCGCTTCCGGCGCCTCATCGAAGGGAACCCCGAGGCGATCGCCATCCACCAGCGCGGCGTCGTTGCCTACGTCAATCCTGCAGCGGTACGGCTGATGCACGCCCGCGACCCCTCCGACCTCGTCGGCCGCCCGGTGCTCGAGTTCGTCCACCCGGCCTACCACGACCTCGTCCGCGAGCGGATGCGCCGCCTCGCCGCGGGCGAGGCCGTCGGACCGGCGGAAGAGGAGTTCATCTGCTGCGACGGTGCAGTCATCCGGGTCGAAACGGTCGCCGGGCCGACGGTCTTCGGCGGCGAACCCGCCGTCCAGCTCTGGGTGCGCGATGTGACCGAGCAGCGAAAGGTCGAGGCGCTCTACCGCGTCGTGGTCGAATCGGTCCGCGACGCCATGTGGATCGCCGACCTCGACGAGGCCGGCGAGTGGCGTCTTGCGTTCGTGAACAGCGCCTACTGCCGCGGGGCAGGCGTCGAGCCTGCGGACGTCCTCGGGAAGACCTCGGCCGAGCTGGCCGCTGCCGGCTACCTGACGCCTGAGGCCGCCCGCCAGCGCGAAACGTTCTACCGGCAGGCAGCCGCTGCGGGCCGGTCCGTCGAGTACGAATTCGCCGGCACCTGGGCCGGCCGCCCGTTCGATATCGCCACGACGCTCACCCCGGTCCCTGGGCCCGACGGCGTCGTCCGCCGGATTGTCGGCTGGTCGCGCGACCTCAGCCGCCGGCGCGAGCAGGAGCGCCGCCTCGCCGAATCCGAGGCGAACTACCGCGCCGTTGTCGAAGGGACGAGCGACGCCATCTGGGTCGCCGAGAAGGAGGCCGAGGGCGTCTACCGCATTGCCCTGGCCAACCGGCGCACCGCCGAGATGCTCCGGATGCCGCTTGACGAGGTCATCGGCCGGCGCATCGACGAAGCCCTGCCGCCGGAGGCTGCCGCCCGCGCCATCGAACGGTACCGCCAGGCCGAGGCCGCCGGGGGCCCCGTCGAGTACGAAACCATCATCGAGCGGCCTGGCTACCGGCTGGAGGTGGTCACCCACCTCACGCCGATCTTCGATGAGGCCGGGCGCTGCGTGCGGATCATCGGCTCCGCCCGCGACGCTGCCGAGCGCCGCAAGGCCGAACTCGCGCTCCTCCAGGCCCAGAAGCTCGAGAGCCTCGGCGTGCTCGCCGGCGGCATCGCCCACGACTTCAACAACCTCCTGACCACCATCCTCGGCAACCTCTATCTCGCCCGCACCGAACTCCCGCCCGATAGCCCCCTGCGCGAGTCGCTCGACGATGCGGCCCTCGCCGCCGAGCGCGGGGCCGAGCTGGTCCGGAAGCTGCTGTCGTTCAGCAAGCCGGGCATCGCCGCCCGGGAGCCGGTCTCCCTGCTCCGGCTCATCGAGGAGACCACGGCCCTCGTGCGCCGCACCCTCACGCCCGCCGTCCAGCTCGTCGTCCACGCCGACCCGGGCGACGACACGGTCATCGGCGAGTTCGGCAGCCTCCAGCAGGTGCTCCTGAACCTGCTCCTCAACGCCCGCGACGCGATGCCCGAGGGCGGCGTCATCCGCATCACGCGCACCACCCGGCGCATCGGCGAAGACCCGTCCTGGGCGCGGCGGGGCGTCCTCCCCGGGACCTACCACGAGGTCGCCGTCGCCGATACCGGCACCGGCATCCCGCGGGCCATCCTCGGCCGCATTTTCGACCCGTTCTTCACCACTAAGGGCATCGGCAAGGGGACCGGGCTCGGCCTCTCGACAGCCCTCAGCATCGTCCGCGCCCATGGCGGCTGGCTCGACGTCGAGAGCGACGAGGGGCGCGGCAGCACCTTCCGCATCCTCCTCCCCGTCGCCGCGGCGGACGACGCCCCCGGGCCGGGGCCGGGCGGCTAG
- a CDS encoding sensor domain-containing diguanylate cyclase has translation MPSSPLERIMQSERLPTIPAVAVRVIELVQRPDVSLDELGAMIERDPALAARVLRMANSGFYGRPRSISRVRDAVLILGLRTVKTLALGFTLVHDLRAREGVGLDHTWLWQRSLYAGVVARGAAARAGLRTADEAFLGGLFHLLGVIALESALGDEYRALASAAGRDIDLLRAREFERFGVDHSRVGASLAERWNLPAALVDSIRHAADPGEAPLETAQLVMCVHAGCAAADVILGERPGERLGQLRTACERLGLPPEAAEELVADGLAGGAALGATLDIPASCLEPEEVLARANEALLRLTIESERENAALQAEREQLIQQASTDVLTGVANRRHFHEFLEEHFRLAARYGTPLSLFLVDLDRFKQLNDTYGHLVGDEVLRAVAQRMRAHLRDADLLARFGGEEFVVVLPSTPLEGAVQSAERVREALAARPIEAAGQEIPVTASFGVSAYRADALMTPEWLIKEADLALYEAKRAGRNCVRAAGDEVSTRF, from the coding sequence ATGCCGTCCTCGCCGCTCGAGCGCATTATGCAGTCCGAACGGCTGCCTACCATCCCTGCCGTGGCGGTCCGCGTCATCGAGCTGGTCCAGCGCCCCGACGTCTCCCTCGACGAGCTCGGCGCCATGATCGAGCGCGACCCCGCGCTCGCCGCCCGCGTCCTCCGCATGGCCAACTCCGGCTTCTACGGCCGCCCGCGCTCCATCTCCCGCGTGCGCGACGCGGTGCTCATCCTCGGCCTCCGCACCGTCAAGACGCTCGCCCTCGGCTTCACCCTCGTGCACGACCTCCGGGCCCGCGAAGGCGTGGGCCTCGACCACACCTGGCTCTGGCAGCGCAGCCTCTACGCCGGCGTCGTCGCGCGCGGCGCCGCCGCCCGGGCCGGCCTCCGCACCGCCGATGAGGCGTTCCTCGGCGGCCTCTTCCATCTCCTCGGCGTCATCGCCCTCGAATCTGCCCTCGGCGACGAGTACCGCGCCCTCGCCAGCGCAGCCGGCCGCGACATCGACCTCCTCCGCGCCCGCGAGTTCGAGCGGTTCGGGGTCGACCACAGCCGCGTCGGCGCGAGCCTGGCCGAGCGCTGGAACCTGCCCGCGGCCCTGGTCGATTCCATCCGCCACGCCGCCGACCCGGGCGAAGCACCGCTCGAGACCGCTCAGCTCGTCATGTGCGTCCACGCCGGCTGCGCCGCGGCAGATGTCATCCTCGGCGAGCGCCCTGGCGAGCGGCTCGGCCAGCTCCGCACCGCCTGCGAGCGGCTCGGCCTGCCGCCCGAGGCCGCGGAGGAGCTCGTCGCCGACGGGCTCGCCGGCGGGGCCGCGCTCGGCGCCACCCTCGACATCCCGGCCAGCTGCCTCGAACCCGAGGAGGTGCTCGCCCGCGCCAACGAGGCGCTCCTCCGCCTCACCATCGAATCGGAGCGCGAAAACGCCGCCCTCCAGGCCGAGCGCGAGCAGCTCATCCAGCAGGCCTCCACCGATGTCCTCACCGGGGTGGCCAATCGCCGCCATTTTCACGAGTTCCTCGAAGAGCACTTCCGCCTCGCCGCCCGCTACGGCACGCCGCTCAGCCTCTTCCTCGTCGACCTCGACCGCTTCAAGCAGCTCAACGACACCTACGGCCACCTCGTCGGCGACGAAGTGCTCCGCGCCGTCGCCCAGCGGATGCGCGCCCACCTGCGCGATGCCGACCTCCTCGCCCGCTTCGGCGGCGAAGAGTTCGTCGTCGTCCTCCCCTCCACGCCGCTCGAGGGCGCGGTCCAGAGCGCCGAGCGGGTCCGCGAGGCCCTCGCCGCCCGGCCGATCGAGGCTGCCGGCCAGGAGATTCCCGTCACGGCGTCCTTCGGCGTCTCGGCCTACCGCGCCGATGCCCTCATGACGCCCGAGTGGCTGATCAAAGAGGCCGACCTCGCCCTGTACGAAGCGAAGCGCGCCGGCCGCAACTGCGTGCGCGCCGCCGGCGATGAAGTGTCCACCCGCTTCTGA
- the nhaA gene encoding Na+/H+ antiporter NhaA — protein MLRALDTFIGGQGRRFVVRRFVRPAQRFAAIEASGGIVLLLGALIALAWVNSPWEQSYHDLWETELALDLHLFKIEQHLGHAVNDGLMVLFFFVVGLEIKRELVSGELSSPRRAILPAAAALGGMLGPALIYTAFNIGTETAHGWGIPMATDIAFAVGVLTLLGRRVPAPLKVFLLALAVADDLGGIVVIAVFYTESLSFEALGWAALVLLVILVINRGGVSAIGPYVFLGVLFWAAMLKSGIHATIAGVILAMLTPSRPYYTDEDFDATLERLQTEYALARADGDHDRMQQALAQIEDLASGMESPLDRLEHRLAPWTAFVIVPIFAIANAGVAVSGEMLREAVSSPVTLGVALGLVLGKPIGIFLTSWVCVRLGLAQLPANTSFRQVLGAGMIAGIGFTVALFIAGLSFENPAHLDEAKVGILAASALAGVLGSAYLLLLPAPKSSDAGLEAARAASASHA, from the coding sequence GTGTTACGGGCACTTGACACCTTTATCGGCGGCCAGGGCCGCCGGTTCGTTGTCCGGCGTTTTGTCCGGCCGGCGCAGCGCTTTGCCGCCATCGAAGCCTCGGGCGGCATCGTCCTCCTCCTCGGCGCCCTCATCGCCCTCGCCTGGGTGAACTCCCCCTGGGAGCAGAGCTACCACGACCTCTGGGAGACGGAACTCGCCCTCGACCTCCACCTGTTCAAAATCGAGCAGCACCTCGGGCACGCCGTGAACGACGGCCTGATGGTGCTCTTCTTCTTCGTTGTCGGCCTCGAAATCAAGCGCGAGCTGGTCTCCGGCGAACTCTCGAGCCCGCGCCGCGCCATCCTCCCGGCTGCGGCCGCGCTCGGCGGCATGCTCGGCCCGGCGCTCATCTACACCGCCTTCAACATCGGCACCGAGACCGCGCACGGCTGGGGCATCCCCATGGCCACCGATATCGCCTTCGCCGTCGGTGTGCTCACCCTCCTTGGCAGGCGCGTGCCGGCGCCGCTCAAGGTCTTCCTGCTCGCCCTCGCCGTCGCCGACGACCTCGGCGGCATCGTCGTCATCGCCGTCTTCTACACCGAATCGCTCTCGTTCGAGGCGCTCGGCTGGGCCGCGCTCGTGCTCCTGGTCATCCTGGTCATCAACCGCGGCGGCGTCAGCGCCATCGGCCCCTACGTCTTCCTCGGGGTGCTCTTCTGGGCCGCGATGCTCAAGTCCGGCATCCACGCCACCATCGCCGGCGTCATCCTCGCCATGCTGACCCCGTCGCGCCCGTACTACACCGATGAGGATTTCGACGCGACGCTGGAGCGCCTGCAGACCGAGTACGCGCTCGCCCGCGCCGATGGCGACCACGACCGGATGCAGCAGGCGCTCGCCCAGATCGAAGACCTGGCCAGCGGCATGGAGAGCCCCCTCGACCGGCTGGAGCACCGACTCGCGCCCTGGACGGCGTTCGTTATCGTGCCGATCTTTGCGATCGCGAATGCCGGCGTGGCGGTCTCCGGCGAGATGCTGCGGGAGGCCGTCTCCAGCCCGGTGACGCTCGGCGTTGCCCTCGGCCTCGTGCTCGGCAAGCCGATCGGCATCTTCCTCACGAGCTGGGTCTGCGTGCGGCTCGGGCTGGCCCAGCTCCCGGCCAACACCAGCTTCCGGCAGGTGCTCGGCGCCGGGATGATTGCCGGCATCGGCTTCACCGTCGCGCTCTTCATCGCCGGGCTCAGCTTCGAGAACCCGGCCCACCTCGACGAAGCGAAGGTCGGCATCCTCGCCGCCTCGGCCCTCGCCGGCGTTCTCGGCTCCGCCTACCTCCTCCTGCTGCCCGCGCCGAAAAGCTCCGACGCCGGGCTCGAAGCAGCCCGCGCCGCCAGCGCCTCCCACGCCTGA
- a CDS encoding glycosyltransferase, with product MGPRILILARGYLGSHMSAPGIRATAQARVLAEHVPGAQVTLAGPNEDFEQPADGAYRVTRWSARNLLQLTAAHDVVISSMLPPHIAIFYPWKRYVVDLFSQYAMEWMEVGMQHYEGRHRDAWAERTRAVLGMQLTLADFILTCNERQRDSYIGMMTSLGLISPRVYEADPTLRRYIDSAPHGIRPEPPVPGKRVLRGVRPGFGENDRIILWNGGIIQWYDPATLIEALRLLNRDDVKLLFLGASYPGIRELGKGVRFQDAKAIAARNGQLNRTVFFEEGWVSHDEAKQYVLEADISVCTYFDNMETRYSHRTRFVDLIWGELPFICTHGDVLAEEVAQEGWGLVVPEGDAPALARAIAKLLDDRELYARCRANLAAARPRLQWRETLKPLIRFCMETGEPISPKWERLPGLAQRLTAYTARRAVFNLFDRKLKQRSERLEAAEKKERLRQERLARFAGGGSAK from the coding sequence ATGGGGCCGCGCATCCTGATCCTCGCCCGGGGGTACCTCGGCAGCCACATGTCCGCGCCGGGTATCCGCGCCACGGCCCAGGCGCGCGTCCTGGCCGAGCACGTGCCGGGGGCGCAGGTCACGCTCGCCGGGCCGAACGAGGATTTCGAACAGCCGGCCGACGGCGCCTACCGGGTGACCCGCTGGAGCGCCCGAAACCTGCTCCAGCTGACAGCCGCGCACGATGTGGTCATCAGCTCGATGCTCCCCCCGCACATCGCCATCTTCTACCCGTGGAAGCGGTACGTGGTGGACCTCTTCTCGCAGTACGCGATGGAGTGGATGGAGGTGGGGATGCAGCACTACGAAGGGCGCCACCGCGACGCCTGGGCCGAGCGGACGCGGGCCGTGCTCGGCATGCAGCTGACGCTCGCCGATTTCATCCTCACCTGCAACGAACGCCAGCGCGACAGCTACATCGGGATGATGACCTCGCTCGGGCTGATTTCGCCGCGGGTGTACGAGGCCGACCCGACGCTTCGCCGTTACATCGACTCGGCGCCGCACGGCATCCGGCCCGAACCGCCCGTCCCGGGGAAGCGGGTGCTCCGCGGCGTGCGGCCCGGCTTCGGCGAGAACGACCGGATCATCCTCTGGAACGGCGGCATCATCCAGTGGTACGACCCGGCGACGCTGATCGAGGCGCTCCGCCTGCTGAACCGCGACGATGTCAAGCTGCTCTTCCTCGGCGCCTCCTACCCGGGCATCCGCGAACTCGGCAAGGGCGTTCGCTTCCAGGACGCGAAGGCGATCGCCGCCCGGAACGGCCAGCTGAACCGGACGGTCTTTTTCGAGGAGGGCTGGGTCTCCCACGACGAGGCGAAGCAGTACGTGCTGGAGGCCGACATCTCGGTCTGCACCTACTTCGACAACATGGAGACCCGCTACAGCCACCGCACCCGGTTCGTCGACCTGATCTGGGGCGAGCTGCCGTTCATCTGCACGCACGGCGACGTGCTGGCGGAGGAGGTGGCGCAGGAGGGCTGGGGGCTCGTCGTGCCCGAAGGGGATGCGCCGGCGCTCGCCCGCGCGATCGCGAAGCTGCTCGACGACCGGGAGTTGTATGCCCGCTGCAGGGCGAACCTCGCGGCCGCGCGGCCGCGGCTACAGTGGCGTGAGACGCTCAAGCCGCTGATCCGTTTCTGCATGGAGACCGGCGAGCCGATTTCACCGAAGTGGGAGCGGCTGCCCGGGCTGGCCCAGCGGCTGACCGCCTACACCGCGCGGCGCGCCGTCTTCAACCTCTTCGACCGGAAGCTGAAGCAGCGCTCGGAGCGGCTGGAGGCGGCGGAGAAGAAGGAGCGGCTCCGGCAGGAGCGGCTGGCGCGCTTCGCCGGCGGGGGGAGCGCGAAGTGA
- a CDS encoding glycosyltransferase family 4 protein, which produces MKLLVLSRAAVGPRMASPGVRAYQLAGALSRALPEAEITLAVPGDRGEVAPPGRTVRIQPYATNADAVFLAGQHDVAISRNFPPQFIRLMGRTRLALDAFTPLFIEWMELSQRDILPKWRRTWMASNRWYLNMQLTMADFIFCADDRQRDLWIGMMMALDLVPPSVYARDPSLRQYIDVVPYGVPSQPLRPKGPVLKGVVPGIGPGDRVLLWNGGITEWNDTETLLRAMALLAERRPEVKLVFMGVNHPDYAFGPNAGVTRRTFELAEELGLRGRTVFLLEGWVPYAEIDGYLAEADASVCLGYENLEARFAFRTRYVDLFRARVPLLCTRGDVLAERVEREPLGITVAERDVEAVAAGIERLLDDEPFRERCRENLGRVAAELSWDAAVRPLVDFCLRDGSVALPARQRQLRALVRGGMYVGLKKACKSPPLHL; this is translated from the coding sequence GTGAAGCTTCTCGTCCTGTCGCGGGCGGCGGTCGGGCCGCGGATGGCCTCGCCCGGGGTGCGAGCCTACCAGCTGGCCGGGGCGCTCAGCCGGGCCCTGCCCGAGGCGGAGATTACGCTCGCCGTCCCCGGCGACCGGGGGGAGGTGGCGCCGCCGGGCCGGACGGTCCGCATCCAGCCCTACGCCACGAACGCCGATGCCGTCTTCCTCGCCGGCCAGCACGACGTGGCGATTTCCCGGAACTTTCCGCCGCAGTTCATCCGGCTCATGGGGAGGACCCGGCTGGCGCTCGATGCGTTCACGCCGCTCTTCATCGAATGGATGGAGCTCTCGCAGCGGGACATCCTGCCGAAGTGGCGGCGGACGTGGATGGCGTCGAACCGCTGGTACCTGAACATGCAGCTCACGATGGCGGATTTCATCTTCTGCGCCGACGACCGACAGCGGGACCTCTGGATCGGGATGATGATGGCGCTCGACCTCGTGCCGCCCTCGGTCTACGCGCGCGACCCGTCGCTCCGGCAGTACATCGACGTGGTGCCCTACGGGGTGCCGTCGCAGCCGCTCCGCCCGAAGGGGCCGGTGCTGAAGGGGGTGGTGCCGGGCATCGGGCCGGGCGACCGGGTGCTGCTCTGGAACGGCGGCATCACCGAGTGGAACGACACCGAGACGCTCCTCCGGGCGATGGCCCTGCTCGCCGAACGCCGGCCGGAGGTGAAACTCGTCTTCATGGGCGTGAACCACCCCGACTACGCCTTCGGGCCGAACGCCGGGGTCACGCGGCGGACGTTCGAGCTGGCCGAGGAGCTGGGGCTGCGCGGGCGGACGGTCTTCCTGCTCGAGGGCTGGGTGCCCTACGCCGAGATCGACGGCTACCTCGCGGAAGCCGACGCCAGCGTCTGCCTCGGCTATGAAAACCTCGAGGCCCGCTTCGCCTTCCGGACGCGGTACGTCGACCTCTTCCGGGCGCGGGTGCCGCTGCTCTGCACGCGTGGGGATGTGCTGGCCGAGCGGGTGGAGCGGGAGCCGCTCGGCATCACCGTAGCGGAGCGCGACGTGGAGGCCGTCGCAGCGGGAATCGAGCGGCTGCTCGATGACGAGCCCTTCCGGGAGCGGTGCCGCGAGAACCTTGGCCGCGTTGCGGCCGAGCTCTCGTGGGATGCGGCCGTGCGGCCGCTGGTCGACTTCTGCCTGCGGGACGGGAGCGTCGCCCTGCCGGCGCGGCAGCGGCAGCTCCGGGCGCTGGTGCGCGGGGGCATGTACGTCGGCCTGAAGAAGGCCTGCAAGAGCCCGCCGCTCCACCTGTAG
- a CDS encoding superoxide dismutase — MPVYTLPDLAYDYGALEPHISGEIMELHHARHHAAYVTGANTTLEKLEEARAKEDFSTVNMLAKNLAFHLSGHILHSIFWNNLSPHGGDEPAGELRQAIERDFGSFDAFMKQLSNTTNSVQGSGWGVLAYEPVSDRLVIEQVYDHQSNIANASTPILVIDAWEHAYYLQYRNARADFVKAVWNIINWEDVARRYREARAARVPIVRAP; from the coding sequence ATGCCCGTCTACACGCTGCCCGACCTCGCCTACGACTACGGTGCCCTCGAGCCGCACATCAGCGGCGAAATCATGGAGCTGCACCACGCCCGCCACCACGCCGCCTACGTGACCGGCGCCAACACCACCCTCGAGAAGCTGGAGGAGGCCCGCGCGAAGGAGGACTTCTCCACCGTCAACATGCTGGCGAAGAACCTCGCCTTCCACCTCTCCGGGCACATCCTCCATTCGATCTTCTGGAACAACCTGAGCCCCCACGGCGGCGACGAACCGGCCGGCGAATTGCGCCAGGCGATCGAGCGCGACTTCGGCAGCTTCGACGCGTTCATGAAGCAGCTTTCGAACACCACGAACAGCGTCCAGGGCTCCGGCTGGGGCGTCCTCGCCTACGAGCCCGTCTCCGACCGGCTGGTCATCGAGCAGGTGTACGACCACCAGTCGAATATCGCGAACGCGTCCACGCCCATCCTCGTCATCGATGCCTGGGAGCACGCCTACTACCTGCAGTACCGGAACGCCCGGGCCGACTTCGTGAAGGCCGTCTGGAACATCATCAACTGGGAGGATGTGGCCCGGCGCTACCGGGAGGCGCGGGCTGCCCGGGTGCCGATCGTCCGCGCCCCCTGA
- a CDS encoding methyl-accepting chemotaxis protein encodes MRKAIARPGFLRLPRFISNLRLVHKILGGFVVVLVLMAVVAAMGIYQLNEAAKRADRMYRINTLGVQHSAMAIRYFNASARDEKKALLAAEASQRSRAVDASKDGLQKAQQELEAYRATITSKDEADLFLLIEELAQRVVAGRTSVLDQAAKGDQVGAVITASQIESDAQRLNDNLDLLARYNAEQAAKAAKRMDAAAADARTVLIGLTVAAVILGFGGAWVLARSIAGAARKAADAADRIAQGDVEVSVDIQSKDELGRMARSFENMTSYLREMVGVAREVASGNLDVRVAPRGPQDALGLALRDMVASLARLVGTVQENAQAIFAASAQLEESSNQMAAATGQIAQAINEVTTSTVTLNSLAQESTHEVTQLAAGSQQLSASAQSSAESAAAGQREAEAMGQRISHASSVSLDVAKAAEETREAALQGKQAVGQAVAAMESIAAAVGRASERVDELGRLGQQIGDIVKVIDEIASQTNLLALNAAIEAARAGEQGRGFAVVAENVRSLAERSKASTREIADLIARVQAGTREAVAAMAEGVRDVTSGREITQHAGQSLEAIIGAVQSAADRMKEVATEVQELARGAGRIVEATEAIAQVSRDSAAGAAEMASGTERVAMVISQVSVTSEQTSASAEQVSASTEELSAQSEELAATASQMREFAKALAEAAGRFRLAQG; translated from the coding sequence ATGCGGAAGGCCATTGCGCGGCCGGGATTCCTGCGGTTGCCGCGGTTCATCTCGAACCTCCGCCTCGTCCACAAGATCCTGGGCGGATTTGTCGTCGTCCTCGTCCTGATGGCGGTCGTCGCCGCGATGGGCATCTACCAGCTCAACGAGGCCGCGAAACGCGCCGACAGGATGTACCGGATCAACACGCTCGGTGTGCAGCACTCGGCGATGGCGATCCGCTACTTCAACGCCAGCGCCCGCGACGAGAAGAAGGCGCTGCTCGCCGCCGAAGCGAGCCAGCGCAGCCGCGCGGTCGATGCCTCGAAAGATGGACTGCAGAAGGCCCAGCAGGAGCTCGAGGCCTACCGCGCAACCATCACTTCGAAGGATGAGGCCGATCTCTTCCTGCTCATCGAGGAGCTGGCCCAGCGGGTCGTCGCCGGGCGCACCTCCGTCCTCGACCAGGCGGCGAAGGGCGACCAGGTCGGCGCCGTCATCACCGCCTCGCAGATTGAATCCGATGCCCAGCGGCTGAACGACAACCTCGACCTCCTGGCCCGCTACAACGCCGAGCAGGCCGCGAAGGCGGCCAAGCGGATGGATGCGGCGGCTGCCGATGCGCGGACGGTGCTCATCGGGCTGACAGTTGCCGCCGTTATCCTCGGCTTCGGCGGCGCCTGGGTGCTCGCCCGCTCGATCGCCGGCGCCGCCCGCAAGGCCGCCGATGCCGCCGACCGGATCGCCCAGGGCGACGTCGAGGTCTCGGTCGACATCCAGTCGAAGGACGAACTCGGCCGGATGGCCCGGTCGTTCGAGAACATGACGTCCTACCTGCGCGAGATGGTCGGTGTTGCCAGAGAGGTCGCCAGCGGCAACCTGGATGTCCGGGTGGCGCCGCGCGGCCCCCAGGATGCCCTCGGGCTCGCCCTCCGGGACATGGTCGCAAGCCTCGCGAGGCTCGTCGGCACCGTGCAGGAGAACGCGCAGGCGATCTTCGCGGCCTCGGCCCAGCTCGAGGAGTCGTCCAACCAGATGGCCGCCGCCACGGGCCAGATCGCCCAGGCGATCAACGAGGTCACAACCTCGACCGTCACGCTCAACTCCCTCGCCCAGGAGAGCACCCATGAGGTGACCCAGCTGGCCGCCGGCTCGCAGCAGCTCAGCGCCAGCGCACAGTCGAGCGCCGAATCGGCCGCCGCCGGCCAGCGCGAGGCCGAGGCGATGGGCCAGCGCATCAGCCACGCCTCCTCCGTCTCGCTCGATGTCGCAAAAGCCGCCGAGGAGACGCGCGAGGCCGCCCTCCAGGGCAAACAGGCCGTCGGCCAGGCCGTCGCCGCGATGGAGTCGATCGCCGCTGCCGTCGGCCGTGCCTCGGAGCGGGTCGACGAACTCGGCCGGCTCGGCCAGCAGATCGGCGACATCGTGAAGGTGATCGACGAGATCGCGAGCCAGACGAACCTCCTCGCCCTCAACGCGGCGATTGAGGCCGCCCGCGCCGGCGAACAGGGCCGCGGCTTCGCCGTCGTCGCCGAGAACGTCCGCAGCCTCGCCGAGCGCTCCAAGGCGAGCACCCGCGAAATCGCCGACCTCATCGCGCGGGTGCAGGCCGGCACCCGCGAGGCGGTCGCCGCGATGGCCGAGGGCGTCCGCGATGTGACGAGCGGCCGCGAAATCACCCAGCACGCCGGCCAGTCGCTCGAGGCGATCATCGGCGCGGTCCAGTCGGCCGCCGACCGGATGAAGGAGGTCGCCACCGAGGTGCAGGAGCTCGCCCGGGGCGCCGGACGCATCGTCGAAGCGACCGAGGCGATCGCGCAGGTGAGCCGCGATTCGGCCGCCGGCGCCGCCGAGATGGCCTCGGGCACCGAGCGGGTCGCCATGGTCATCTCCCAGGTCTCGGTCACCTCCGAGCAGACCTCCGCCTCGGCCGAGCAGGTCTCGGCCTCCACCGAAGAGCTCTCCGCGCAGTCGGAAGAGCTGGCGGCAACCGCGAGCCAAATGCGCGAGTTCGCGAAGGCGCTCGCCGAGGCTGCCGGCAGGTTCCGCCTCGCCCAGGGCTGA